Proteins from one Cryptomeria japonica chromosome 4, Sugi_1.0, whole genome shotgun sequence genomic window:
- the LOC131029434 gene encoding pentatricopeptide repeat-containing protein At3g60050 isoform X2, translating to MYLSSSISRYVRYVPMVNIIFYCSKSGKGFNNNEKASHKKNLEQSDQEKIAKDGNFGPNGTREEPKFMESKLNDFEKPGGDLGFKECSVLNGNPREFSGFIKGVYGSVEVKNDSGFNEHSEVFEGKLGFKRSSEDSEDKLGFEESSNNCRGNEEKSWIEDNSDASQGSKFRSRFQNSPDEHQGLNGNVSFAKFSNRNQRYKENLGCNGNSNVCQGSEATPEFQVSSKGSREFEDKLESQEISNGSRGIKDDHNIFQGYEENVDGFSWFEENPGFFTGPEGEEREDSEERNINGSNGSSSSRFYSKLDYDANLLYEILQREELGFDVKEALQKTGLRMTIPLVRRVLMKISKSINNVTKFKSAKLGFKFFLWAGQQDRYRHNSETHNLLVKIFADCDEFKAMWRLVDEMIVSGCPITARTFNILLSSSRQAGMPKRVVDTFIRSKQFNFRPYKHSFNAILHALLREKHFNLIEWVYEEMLNDGHQPDILTYNILIYAKYRLGKVYDVNQLLAEMGENGFAPDFYTYNILLHVLGKGDKPRAALDLLNYMIGVGCHPGVTHFTALIDGLVMW from the exons ATGTACTTATCGTCATCTATATCAAGGTATGTTAGATATGTTCCTATGGTTAATATTATTTTTTACTGTTCCAAGTCCGGTAAGGGTTTTAATAACAATGAAAAAGCTTCACATAAAAAAAACTTGGAGCAAAGCGATCAGGAAAAAATTGCAAAAGATGGAAATTTTGGGCCAAATGGAACCAGAGAAGAACCCAAATTTATGGAGAGTAAATTAAATGATTTTGAAAAGCCAGGTGGGGATTTAGGGTTTAAGGAATGTTCAGTGCTTAACGGAAACCCAAGGGAATTTTCAGGGTTTATAAAAGGAGTATATGGCTCTGTAGAAGTTAAGAATGATTCAGGGTTTAATGAACATTCAGAGGTATTTGAAGGAAAACTAGGGTTTAAGAGAAGTTCAGAAGATTCTGAAGATAAGCTAGGGTTTGAGGAAAGTTCAAATAACTGTCGAGGTAATGAGGAAAAATCATGGATTGAGGACAACTCTGATGCATCTCAAGGTTCTAAGTTCAGGTCAAGGTTTCAGAACAGTCCAGATGAACATCAGGGCCTTAATGGAAATGTTAGTTTTGCGAAATTTTCAAATAGAAATCAAAGGTATAAGGAGAATCTAGGGTGTAATGGAAATTCAAACGTTTGTCAAGGGTCTGAGGCGACTCCAGAATTTCAAGTAAGTTCGAAAGGATCTCGAGAGTTTGAAGACAAGTTGGAGTctcaagaaatttcaaatggatctAGAGGGATTAAGGATGATCATAATATATTTCAAGGGTATGAGGAAAATGTGGATGGTTTCTCATGGTTTGAGGAAAACCCTGGGTTTTTTACAGGTCCTGAAGGGGAAGAGAGAGAGGATTCTGAAGAGAGAAATATAAATGGATCCAATGGTTCATCGTCTTCTAGATTTTATAGTAAATTGGATTATGATGCTAATTTGTTGTATGAAATTCTTCAGAGAGAAGAACTGGGTTTTGATGTCAAGGAAGCTCTGCAGAAGACTGGTTTGAGGATGACCATACCTTTGGTCAGGCGTGTCCTAATGAAGATTTCAAAGTCGATTAATAATGTGACAAAATTCAAAAGTGCAAAATTAGGGTTCAAATTCTTCCTGTGGGCCGGGCAACAGGATCGCTACAGGCACAATTCTGAGACACATAATTTGTTAGTAAAGATTTTTGCTGACTGTGATGAATTTAAAGCAATGTGGAGGTTGGTGGACGAGATGATTGTAAGTGGATGTCCTATTACTGCAAGAACCTTCAATATATTACTTAGTAGTAGTAGGCAAGCTGGTATGCCTAAAAGGGTTGTTGACACATTTATTCGATCCAAACAATTTAATTTTCGGCCTTATAAGCACTCCTTTAATGCAATTCTTCATGCTCTGTTGAGAGAAAAACATTTCAATTTGATTGAATGGGTGTATGAGGAAATGCTGAATGATGGTCATCAGCCAGATATTCTAACATATAATATCCTTATCTATGCAAAGTATAGGCTTGGGAAAGTTTATGATGTGAATCAACTTTTGGCAGAAATGGGGGAAAATGGATTTGCTCCCGATTTTTATACTTACAATATTTTACTTCATGTGCTTGGCAAAGGAGATAAACCACGCGCAGCTTTAGATCTCTTGAATTACATGATAGGGGTTGGCTGTCATCCTGGAGTTACTCATTTCACTGCCCTTATTGATGGTCTAG TTATGTGGTAG
- the LOC131029434 gene encoding pentatricopeptide repeat-containing protein At3g60050 isoform X1 has translation MYLSSSISRYVRYVPMVNIIFYCSKSGKGFNNNEKASHKKNLEQSDQEKIAKDGNFGPNGTREEPKFMESKLNDFEKPGGDLGFKECSVLNGNPREFSGFIKGVYGSVEVKNDSGFNEHSEVFEGKLGFKRSSEDSEDKLGFEESSNNCRGNEEKSWIEDNSDASQGSKFRSRFQNSPDEHQGLNGNVSFAKFSNRNQRYKENLGCNGNSNVCQGSEATPEFQVSSKGSREFEDKLESQEISNGSRGIKDDHNIFQGYEENVDGFSWFEENPGFFTGPEGEEREDSEERNINGSNGSSSSRFYSKLDYDANLLYEILQREELGFDVKEALQKTGLRMTIPLVRRVLMKISKSINNVTKFKSAKLGFKFFLWAGQQDRYRHNSETHNLLVKIFADCDEFKAMWRLVDEMIVSGCPITARTFNILLSSSRQAGMPKRVVDTFIRSKQFNFRPYKHSFNAILHALLREKHFNLIEWVYEEMLNDGHQPDILTYNILIYAKYRLGKVYDVNQLLAEMGENGFAPDFYTYNILLHVLGKGDKPRAALDLLNYMIGVGCHPGVTHFTALIDGLGRAGNLDACKYFFEEMIKKGRQPDVVCYTVMITSYVVGGELEKAQTLFDEMIHKGQLPNEYTYNAMILGLCNAERYEEACGTLGIMESRDCYPDFIVYRTLVRKLRNARKYSEARKILKEMEENGCYAHLVAKLQRYRR, from the coding sequence ATGTACTTATCGTCATCTATATCAAGGTATGTTAGATATGTTCCTATGGTTAATATTATTTTTTACTGTTCCAAGTCCGGTAAGGGTTTTAATAACAATGAAAAAGCTTCACATAAAAAAAACTTGGAGCAAAGCGATCAGGAAAAAATTGCAAAAGATGGAAATTTTGGGCCAAATGGAACCAGAGAAGAACCCAAATTTATGGAGAGTAAATTAAATGATTTTGAAAAGCCAGGTGGGGATTTAGGGTTTAAGGAATGTTCAGTGCTTAACGGAAACCCAAGGGAATTTTCAGGGTTTATAAAAGGAGTATATGGCTCTGTAGAAGTTAAGAATGATTCAGGGTTTAATGAACATTCAGAGGTATTTGAAGGAAAACTAGGGTTTAAGAGAAGTTCAGAAGATTCTGAAGATAAGCTAGGGTTTGAGGAAAGTTCAAATAACTGTCGAGGTAATGAGGAAAAATCATGGATTGAGGACAACTCTGATGCATCTCAAGGTTCTAAGTTCAGGTCAAGGTTTCAGAACAGTCCAGATGAACATCAGGGCCTTAATGGAAATGTTAGTTTTGCGAAATTTTCAAATAGAAATCAAAGGTATAAGGAGAATCTAGGGTGTAATGGAAATTCAAACGTTTGTCAAGGGTCTGAGGCGACTCCAGAATTTCAAGTAAGTTCGAAAGGATCTCGAGAGTTTGAAGACAAGTTGGAGTctcaagaaatttcaaatggatctAGAGGGATTAAGGATGATCATAATATATTTCAAGGGTATGAGGAAAATGTGGATGGTTTCTCATGGTTTGAGGAAAACCCTGGGTTTTTTACAGGTCCTGAAGGGGAAGAGAGAGAGGATTCTGAAGAGAGAAATATAAATGGATCCAATGGTTCATCGTCTTCTAGATTTTATAGTAAATTGGATTATGATGCTAATTTGTTGTATGAAATTCTTCAGAGAGAAGAACTGGGTTTTGATGTCAAGGAAGCTCTGCAGAAGACTGGTTTGAGGATGACCATACCTTTGGTCAGGCGTGTCCTAATGAAGATTTCAAAGTCGATTAATAATGTGACAAAATTCAAAAGTGCAAAATTAGGGTTCAAATTCTTCCTGTGGGCCGGGCAACAGGATCGCTACAGGCACAATTCTGAGACACATAATTTGTTAGTAAAGATTTTTGCTGACTGTGATGAATTTAAAGCAATGTGGAGGTTGGTGGACGAGATGATTGTAAGTGGATGTCCTATTACTGCAAGAACCTTCAATATATTACTTAGTAGTAGTAGGCAAGCTGGTATGCCTAAAAGGGTTGTTGACACATTTATTCGATCCAAACAATTTAATTTTCGGCCTTATAAGCACTCCTTTAATGCAATTCTTCATGCTCTGTTGAGAGAAAAACATTTCAATTTGATTGAATGGGTGTATGAGGAAATGCTGAATGATGGTCATCAGCCAGATATTCTAACATATAATATCCTTATCTATGCAAAGTATAGGCTTGGGAAAGTTTATGATGTGAATCAACTTTTGGCAGAAATGGGGGAAAATGGATTTGCTCCCGATTTTTATACTTACAATATTTTACTTCATGTGCTTGGCAAAGGAGATAAACCACGCGCAGCTTTAGATCTCTTGAATTACATGATAGGGGTTGGCTGTCATCCTGGAGTTACTCATTTCACTGCCCTTATTGATGGTCTAGGTAGAGCAGGAAATTTAGATGCTTGTAAGTACTTTTTTGAAGAAATGATTAAAAAAGGCCGTCAACCTGATGTTGTTTGTTATACTGTTATGATTACCAGTTATGTGGTAGGAGGTGAGCTGGAGAAGGCACAGACACTGTTTGACGAGATGATCCACAAGGGGCAGCTTCCAAATGAATATACTTACAATGCCATGATTCTAGGTCTCTGTAATGCTGAAAGATATGAGGAGGCTTGTGGCACGCTTGGGATTATGGAATCCAGAGATTGCTATCCAGACTTTATTGTGTACAGAACCTTGGTCAGAAAGCTTAGGAATGCTAGAAAATACAGTGAGGCACggaaaatattaaaagaaatgGAAGAGAATGGGTGCTATGCACATTTGGTTGCAAAGTTGCAAAGATATAGAAGATAG